One window of Mesoplodon densirostris isolate mMesDen1 chromosome 15, mMesDen1 primary haplotype, whole genome shotgun sequence genomic DNA carries:
- the MLEC gene encoding malectin isoform X2 produces the protein MDPISASDYGMKLPILRSNPEDQILYQTERYNEETFGYEVPIKEEGDYVLVLKFAEVYFAQSQQKVFDVRLNGHVVVKDLDIFDRVGHSTAHDEIIPMSIRKGKLSVQGEVSTFTGKLYIEFVKGYYDNPKVCALYIMAGTVDDVPKLQPHPGLEKKEEEEEEEEYDEGSNLKRQTNKNRVQSGPRTPNPYASDNSSLMFPILVAFGVFIPTLFCLCRL, from the exons TATGGCATGAAACTGCCAATCCTGCGTTCCAACCCCGAAGACCAAATCCTGTATCAAACAGAGCGGTACAATGAGGAGACCTTTGGCTACGAAGTGCCCATCAAGGAGGAGGGGGACTATGTACTGGTGTTGAAATTTGCCGAGGTCTACTTTGCACAGTCCCAGCAGAAG GTATTTGATGTGCGATTGAATGGCCATGTTGTGGTGAAGGACTTGGATATCTTTGATCGCGTTGGGCACAGTACAGCTCATGATGAAATCATCCCGATGAGCATCAGAAAGGGGAAGCTGAGTGTCCAGGGGGAGGTGTCCACCTTCACAGGGAAACTCTACATCGAGTTTGTCAAG GGATACTATGACAATCCCAAAGTCTGTGCACTCTACATCATGGCTGGGACAGTGGATG ATGTACCAAAGCTGCAGCCTCATCCAGGactggagaagaaagaagaggaggaggaggaggaagaatacGATGAAGGGTCTAACCTCAAAAGACAGACCAATAAGAACCGGGTGCAGTCGGGCCCCCGCACGCCCAACCCCTATGCCTCGGACAACAGCAGCCTCATGTTTCCCATCCTGGTGGCCTTTGGAGTCTTCATTCCAACCCTCTTCTGCCTCTGCCGGTTGTGA
- the MLEC gene encoding malectin isoform X3, with product MASDYGMKLPILRSNPEDQILYQTERYNEETFGYEVPIKEEGDYVLVLKFAEVYFAQSQQKVFDVRLNGHVVVKDLDIFDRVGHSTAHDEIIPMSIRKGKLSVQGEVSTFTGKLYIEFVKGYYDNPKVCALYIMAGTVDDVPKLQPHPGLEKKEEEEEEEEYDEGSNLKRQTNKNRVQSGPRTPNPYASDNSSLMFPILVAFGVFIPTLFCLCRL from the exons TATGGCATGAAACTGCCAATCCTGCGTTCCAACCCCGAAGACCAAATCCTGTATCAAACAGAGCGGTACAATGAGGAGACCTTTGGCTACGAAGTGCCCATCAAGGAGGAGGGGGACTATGTACTGGTGTTGAAATTTGCCGAGGTCTACTTTGCACAGTCCCAGCAGAAG GTATTTGATGTGCGATTGAATGGCCATGTTGTGGTGAAGGACTTGGATATCTTTGATCGCGTTGGGCACAGTACAGCTCATGATGAAATCATCCCGATGAGCATCAGAAAGGGGAAGCTGAGTGTCCAGGGGGAGGTGTCCACCTTCACAGGGAAACTCTACATCGAGTTTGTCAAG GGATACTATGACAATCCCAAAGTCTGTGCACTCTACATCATGGCTGGGACAGTGGATG ATGTACCAAAGCTGCAGCCTCATCCAGGactggagaagaaagaagaggaggaggaggaggaagaatacGATGAAGGGTCTAACCTCAAAAGACAGACCAATAAGAACCGGGTGCAGTCGGGCCCCCGCACGCCCAACCCCTATGCCTCGGACAACAGCAGCCTCATGTTTCCCATCCTGGTGGCCTTTGGAGTCTTCATTCCAACCCTCTTCTGCCTCTGCCGGTTGTGA
- the MLEC gene encoding malectin isoform X4, protein MKLPILRSNPEDQILYQTERYNEETFGYEVPIKEEGDYVLVLKFAEVYFAQSQQKVFDVRLNGHVVVKDLDIFDRVGHSTAHDEIIPMSIRKGKLSVQGEVSTFTGKLYIEFVKGYYDNPKVCALYIMAGTVDDVPKLQPHPGLEKKEEEEEEEEYDEGSNLKRQTNKNRVQSGPRTPNPYASDNSSLMFPILVAFGVFIPTLFCLCRL, encoded by the exons ATGAAACTGCCAATCCTGCGTTCCAACCCCGAAGACCAAATCCTGTATCAAACAGAGCGGTACAATGAGGAGACCTTTGGCTACGAAGTGCCCATCAAGGAGGAGGGGGACTATGTACTGGTGTTGAAATTTGCCGAGGTCTACTTTGCACAGTCCCAGCAGAAG GTATTTGATGTGCGATTGAATGGCCATGTTGTGGTGAAGGACTTGGATATCTTTGATCGCGTTGGGCACAGTACAGCTCATGATGAAATCATCCCGATGAGCATCAGAAAGGGGAAGCTGAGTGTCCAGGGGGAGGTGTCCACCTTCACAGGGAAACTCTACATCGAGTTTGTCAAG GGATACTATGACAATCCCAAAGTCTGTGCACTCTACATCATGGCTGGGACAGTGGATG ATGTACCAAAGCTGCAGCCTCATCCAGGactggagaagaaagaagaggaggaggaggaggaagaatacGATGAAGGGTCTAACCTCAAAAGACAGACCAATAAGAACCGGGTGCAGTCGGGCCCCCGCACGCCCAACCCCTATGCCTCGGACAACAGCAGCCTCATGTTTCCCATCCTGGTGGCCTTTGGAGTCTTCATTCCAACCCTCTTCTGCCTCTGCCGGTTGTGA